CCCCCTTCCTGGGAACGTGCTATAGACACGAGAAACACGCATTATATCTCAGAAACTAGCCTTTGTCAGGCTTGAAAGGAACTAATGGGAATTAAAAACGCCGAGCATCTCTGCAGCACAAAGAGCCGAGCAGCTGTCAGTTCAGTTCCCCCGGCAAGCTCAACGGAATAGTTTAAAGGTGCTGCACAGACacatctgcagctgcaggactCTCTGTCAGCATGCAGAAGTGTTACACAGATTGGTACTTTACCCTGGAAGTTGGAGTTGGTCCCTGGGTGGTTTTCCAGGATATACTTCTTCAGCGCTGTGGTAGAGCAGGTCTTCGGTTCGTTCATGGCCGCAATAGCAGACAGGATGGCATCTTCCATCAGAGTCCCACCCAGCAGGGGCTTCTCCCCTGATTTCTTCAGCTATTTtccaaggaggaagagaaaagcatcaAGACAAAATTCTCCCAAACCAGGTCAGGACAAGCTCCTCTGCACCAGGTGGGTCGGCGCTCCTGCATTAGCACAgatatgttttatattaaaacactGCACAGGGAatgctgctctcccagctttaATTGGGAGGACCGGCCTATTCAGTCAACTGGCCTGGAGTGCTTTTTATCGGTAACACATTGTCCTAGTCCCCAAATACACTGCAAGGATGTGGCAATCTAAGGGCCTGTCactcagggaaggaaaaagatctTCCTCCATCCCACAGACCAAATGTGCCCCAGAGACTTCTACACCATAGACATGAGAAAAAGACGTTGCAGGCATCTGGGGTACCGACTGCACTTACAATTAGTGATGGAAAGGAAAGATTACCCCACCATCTCCCCTACTGTGCTAGTGAgtcagagcagaagcagcctgtGGAGCACACTAAGTACAGAAGGCAGGGGGGTCTGCTCCAGAAATGTAGACCAAGGGGAGAGTAAGAGTCCTACTGCTTCATAGTTTGACAATTCCCGAATATGACAGGCTGCTAAATAAAGGTGTACCCAGTAaaactggggagggggagagggcgCATTAACTTATATCCAAGGCTTGCGGTCAGTACAGCAACAAAACAAGATGAACTCTGGCTCTGACCTGGAATGTCCCAGACGCTCCCTTCCCTGTGATCTGCTCTAACTGGCCCTTCTCTACAGCTCTCTGCAGGGCATTCTTCAACAGCTGGGGTCTGAAATATAGGAGGATAAAGCTTTACTGACACATGCTGAcagcttaaaaaacaaacagagaaacaaTGCTTTATACAGAGTGTGAGCAGAGCAGTACTTACAAGTGGTATCTGCCTacataaagacattttaaatggaGATCTGTCAGCAAGTGCTGATTACACGAGAAGAACAATGTACGTTAGCGGAAATTCAACTGCAACGCTTTCTTGGTGTCACCGCGTATCCAGCAACAGACAAGCTCCACTTGGAAGGATTTACTTGTTTTGAGAAGCACATTTGGACTCAGTGGGCAATGAGTCAGTCAGCTCACAAACAAACAAGGGACTGAGTACAAGCCCCTCTAAGAGGCGATGCACAGGGTTTTCCTAGATTTGCTTCCTCCCCAAGCCTTGACCCGCAAACTTAAAGATTACTGTAAGCTTGTGCCAGTTTAAGCATCCAGGACCAAGTGGGACGAGATCCCAAGGACAGGCCTCCACATCCAGGCAGCTAAAGGGATCTGGTTTTGGTTAAGGGCGGAGGTGCATACAGCAATGCTGATGTCGGCGTCAGGAAACAAAGATTGGGTGCGGAGGGATGCAGAAAAAGGCACAGCTTTTCCTCAAGCTTTCCTGCAGGTTCTACAACGCAGAGCACCACCTGTCTGCCGCCTGCTGAAATACCGAACTGAATCACCGTGAAGTGAGGCAAAGCCAGAGGAAGGCTGCGTTTCACTGCTCCTCCGCAGCTCTGCTTGCAAAAGTGTACTCCTGCACCTACCTTATATCTACTTTGAGTTTGGGGTAATACTGAGACACGTATTTCTTGATCAGGCTGTAAGAAGCTTCCTTCGGCTCACAAAGGCGGGTGAAAGCCAGCGGCAGGATATCTTCCAGCTTGACTTGTTGCTCCGCAGTCGAAACGGaagtgcttttctgaaatacacaTACTTTTACACATCAGTGGGGCCTAAAACTCTGGGTTTTCTGAACCAGCAATGCACAGGTAGGGAAAAGTGCTCCTGACACTGGCCACAGATCTGCAAAATCAAGTTCTGCAAGGTAGCTCTTTaaattaacaatttaaaaagtttagCAGTTTAAGTAAAATCAAGCAAATTTGGCTGGAATGTTCATAGGAGTCTTAGGGAAGTTTTACAAATATAAATTGCTGAGTATTTAAcaacatctgtatttttaatagtttccttcctccttctgttGACATTTTCCTCTGCTACCATTCAATGAGAAAGGTGAAAATGATACACGCTGACATGAAACACAAAAACCATCAAAGGCAAGATCTGTTTACACAGGTCAAATCTTCCCAAAAAATGAACAGCTAAACaggagtgtattttttttttccacctgacAGAATGAAATCTTGATTGAAGCCAACACTCCCTTCTCCTGAATTTTCCTCCATCACTTTGCTACCATGAGGAGGGGATGatcggggggtggggggggaggtcTGTTctttatacagaaaaatcagTGAGGAAACGTGCTGAAGTTTAATGATTTTGATGCTGGACAGCAGCTTTGCAAGTGGTCAAACGGGTGAGGGTGCTGCTCACCCAGACAGCTGCTGAACTGCTAGCTGAATTcacccaaaacaaaagcaagctaTTAATTTTGCTGCAACACAGAGAGAGTAACTAGGAACAAAGACATCGATATGCTGCAGACAAGAAAAGTGATGTGTTAGCAGTTATCAGGTGCCTTGCTCAAACTTCTCATGGAGCCAGGGagctctgtttaaaaagaagttgCAATGCAATTCGTCTCCTTCAGTGCCTTAGTACCAAGTGTGTCActgtttccttcagttttaGGACTTTTGGTCTCCCCAGTAGCCAAGAGATAAGCACCAAGGCATTATGATACTCTCTGGGTTCACCCGTCTAAGCTGTGAGGGTGATCGGCAATTCCAGCTAAGCGTTTTGTAACTGCAGTGTTAGAAACGTGTTTCATACGCAGGGAGTGGAGAACAGCGGTGCTGTGACCACGGATAATTGTGAGGACTaggctcaaaaaaacccacatcgCATTTTACTACCTCAGAAAAACATAGAGCCAACATTAGCAGCTTTCTTCCAGAAGCCTTaggacattttcttcttcctccctctgccctcATAGCTGCTGGAAAAACGTTCACCTGACAGTCCTGAAGACTGAAGTCTTCCGCTTACCCATGCAACAGATAtaacagaaacagcagtagCATAAAGCTCTCTTACAATACCTGAGAGGCATCTCTCTCTACCAGGTAAAGACAGAAGAGGAACTTCATGGTTATTCAGTTTTCTGCCTCTGAACCAAAGCCTAGGGGtttaatgtaaacattttaaaactaagatTTTGATTATTCtacttggttttaatttctcataCTAGCTTTCTGATTCTGATTTTAGTGGTAGGGGTGTTTTAATTACTCTACTTGGGGAGGAAAAGTACAGCAAGGAGGAGAATattgtttgggttggggttAGGCTGCATTTCGTAAGATACATGTGTTTCAGTGCAAGATTTTTCAGAGTATTGTTTAAAATGATCCATCTTACCTTTCTGTCTCTGGCTTTCGGAACAGTTTTTCCTGCATTAGACACCACCACAAAGCTCCCAGAAGCTCCCTTTCCTTTCACCTAGTTTGAAAGAAAGTCCATTTCAGTCTTTAACAAAGTAACTCAGAATAATAATTCTCATAATAATAATAGTCTCTCTGAAAGAGACAAATCAACACCATTACACAGATTTTGAATGCACTGTCACCCTGACAATGGGCTGTTATGGCAGGGGCCTGATTTGAACATGTCATTAAGATCAGAAACCACAGCCAGACATTAATAACATACTTTGCCGTCCTGACCAGGAGACACCAACAGATATCACAGGCATAAATTACAGTGGTAAAAGAAACATCCTGCTGCAGAAGTGATGTTGTGAGACTCAGTTTGAAGACACATGCTGCTGCAATGCTATATGACACAACACCAAGAAACGGTCATAAATTGCACAAAAGACAACCGTGCAAAGTATCTGATTGACAAAACTATGCTGCAATTCTGTCAGTCTCTAACAGAGTGCAGACAGAGGTTGGTTAACCTCCACGAGGGAGAACACGACCACCCCAGAGACCTGCTAAGGGAGTTTAAGAAACCCCCATGTAATTGAGTAATACCACCTccagtgctgctctgcaaagcaacTCTTACCTGTCTAATGATTCCTCTCTCCAGCTCCCTTTTCAGTGCTTGCTTTAGAAGATAGCCTCTCCTCTCAAGCTCCAGGGAAGGGTATTTGTGGATGATGTATTTACGTATTGCAACGACTGACGCACCACTCTTTTGAAAGCATgcctgaaacagaagcaaaaagctaGCAGAAACTACCTGCACTGCAATTATCTTGCTGTGGGCCTGGAAGAACAGAGATCGAACGGATGCGTATCGGCACAGGATGCCAGGGCCAGCCTTTTCCCCACAATGACTCAAGAGTATAAAATATGACTAcgaaaatacttaattttccCCTTCAGAGTGGCTGAAGGCAGACAACACAAAAGCAGCACCACAAGCATCTATTAACTACTCCCTTATTCTGAAGCACTTGCACCTAATGGCTTAAACACTACATGCTGCTACAAAATACAGTCACCTTTTTTGCTGCACAATTTGTATGGCGTTTTACTAATGTCAGATAGAGTAACCATTAATTCAGAACAAgttgccaattttttttttttttttaagaagtcagaGGATTGATGTTAGTAAATTAGTAAAAAACCTAAGTTGAAGTTCATATTTTGAAGATATAACAGCTGGAAAGGTCATCTTGCAATTAAGGCTGGTGGGGCTGAGGCCTCCTGTGAAGGCAATGTGCACGAACCAGGTCTcaaggggagagcagcagcgCAACTACGACAGCACAGGTCTCTTCTTACAACCAGGAGGGATACAGTAAACCAAAACGAACACCACTTTGGAATGCTAGTTTACAGTATTTCCATCTGTCCTGAATTAGAATAAGttaacactgaaaaaagcaTGTATTGAATAGATGGATTAATCAAGGTAAATCAAGTTAAATATGGCTAGAAGGCACACCAAATTAAATGATGACAGCACTCGACCAGGTTATGTCATCCTAGCTGTTTCTAATAATGTAATTTGGGAGGGAAACAAAttctaaacaaagaaaaaagctacagGGCccctcatcatcatcatcatcatggaCTCGCATTTCAGCTCCATGGCCTTCCAGCAGAAGCATACGAATCTTACACAGTAAGTTTCCTGCTAACACACAATACTATCATCTGTACCATAAGCAAGCTGAAATCGTGGATTTTAGGCATAcaaattattctgctttgcaacagatgaacaaaagaaacatttgtctCCTGCTTACCCTGATGGCCTCAGTTAAAATAGCATCCATTTTGGGACGTGAGGTGGCAGCCATCTGAGTTTGCTTCTGTGCTCTAGCTAGCTGGCTAGCAGAAAGAGTAGCCCACGCAGGAATGGTCTTTTtcaccttcttctccttctccttagACTGATCCTTCTCGCTTaggaaaaacacagagcaaTAGTAAGACAAAGGACActgtaaaacaaaccaacaagtagaacaacaacaaaaaaatcccctgaaacatctgacactgaaaataattttgatgtttctattagaaaaaagaaaccctatCTTGATATTCAGCCTTACACATGTTCTAGAGCAGCAGCTACACTTGATTGGTAGCTTCCTCCTGAGAAATACGAGCACCTTTTTAAGGGACCCATCCTATTCTCCTCATCTCTCCCACCATCTTTTCTATCTCTAGAACCTGACTTTCTCCAGAATCCTTCCCAAATTCCTGAATTGAGCACTAAGCAAGCCTTACTcttttttggtttcttctgAGGACTTtgtttcccccttcccttcatTCTCAGGTTCCTTTGGCTGTTCTGCTTCGCTGGATGCAGCAGGCAGGGTTTCATTCTCTTGTTCTTCTCCAACAGAGGCAGATTCCTCAGAGGTGACTTCTGCATCTAAAAAGATGTGAAAACGCATCAAGTTACTGCCTAAAACTAGCCTCTATTCTTCAGGaaggtgggggtggggggaaagctTAAGAACACACCCCCAAAAATATGTCCCACCAGACAATTCCTCTTCTCTAATTTAAACAGATGATTTGAATGTAACTCAAGAAGCGAACAAAACTACTGAAAGAGCTTCAGTAAGGTGCAATCAGCCATCAAACGCCAGAATAACTTCAAACAACATTGCCTAGTGTTTTCACAATGAACTAATTCCCCCAGTCCTCTCCTCTTAACTCCAGAAGTTACTGTTGCAATTGTCAGAGAGCCttgggtggggaagggaggaggaaatcaGCACCATGAAACACTAAGATTTTCTCCTAGGTTGAGGTTTATGTGTTTTTAACTCAGAAAGGTGCAAGACTATACAACTCTACAAGAAATTTTGGGAGATACATACAAGTGGCTTTGTTTATGGCCAATTTGTCTTCAAACACTGCTGTTTCTGCACTACACACTGTGGCACCCGAAGGATTTTAACCGTTCAATCACATTTTTCCAGGCAAAGCTTTAGATTGTGCATGCATTTGCAGAAGCACCTCTCTATCAGCAGGATCAAATCCAGTCAGAAATCAACTTACCAAGCAAATTAACTCCAGTATATTTAGCTGAGAATAGCTTAGCGACTGGGCTGCCTGCTAGATAAGATGCATGTAAACTGCCATTACCCACTTTTTGGATAAAGAGCTGTCTACCATGACTGCTCCATGCAGTGGACAGGTTCTCCGTCTCTGAGAAGGAACTTAAGCACTCCTGCTATGCTCCTGTGCATAGTTTTCCCCTGGAGACgtcaagtatttaaaatatgcagtgtATTACTAGTTAGTTTCACatgtaatgtatttatttgtgaCACCAAAGAGGAGAAAGTCAGTGAAACTAACTGAATGTAATACTGAAATGACACATTCTGAGAAACTGAGGTGAGGCTGCCAGGACCAGACACATTAATATCAGACTAGATTTGATGACACATTGGGGTAAAATCCTTTtgttcaggaaaagaaagaaaaaaaattaaatactttgtttttccattcattAACTCCACCTTTTGATCTCAAGCCATCTTCCTGACACTCCTGAAACTTCACAATTTCTGCCTTTACTCTAAAGAACGTGCAAGCTTGAAAGGGATTGTATTTAGCTATATTTTCATGTCTGGAGTGTCAGGGTTTTGCCACGGGATATGAAGGACAAAACAAATGGGTTCAGACTGAAAAGAGTGGCTGCAAAATACGACTTCCCAATAATACAGGAAAAGCCTGTGAAAAGAAGCTAAGCATtagtaatattttaatcatGGCAGGAGGTTTTTTCAGgagtttcagaacaaaagcctATATTTGGATATACATTAACAATCCACTATAGAACTATTACCGTACCTGCTTTGACCTCTTCACCTTCAGCAGGTTTGCTTTTCGGAGGAGTTTCTCGGGAAGAAGAATTCACCGAGCGACGGATCGGCATTGTGTCGTCTTCAACTTTCtagaaaaagcacacaaaaatcaGTACAGATcctggaaaaaagcagagagtttTTGAAATGGGATTAAAGCAAATCAAAGCAGCGCATGTAGAAATATTCTGGTTACATTtggatttttcagaattttaaaagacagtaactCTCAAACCAGCTTCTTTGAAGCATACTAGGAGAGGATAGTTCCATGTTTTACAGTTAtaaaagaagtaatttctttccaaTTCCAAATTAAATGAGATGAGCATTTGAGGATTTTGACAAAGACATCATCTCAGGGaaagcagggaaggggaaggagaatgCCTCCAAGGTTTATTAGACTCCCAATCGAGTTTCCTACAAGCAGGGGAGAAAGAGTACCGAGTAACCTTCCGCAGGACTGGAAGTCAAGGACTGATCCAAGGGCAAGCTTGGAGAACGGGCCAGCCCCTACCTCACTTAACTTGTCCGTGTGGATCAGCTGAGCTCCCGTTAAGAGTGGAAGCGCCTTATGATGCACGGGTTCAGCTTCAGACAGATCAGTCgccatttaaattaatttctagcCCCAAGTGCAGGTAACACTGTGGAGCCCCAGGTTTTAACCCCAAGGACTTTTTCCTAATGGTTTTCACAGTGCAGTGAGGAGTCAACCTAAAGTACAGAAAAGATGTGGtgtgaaaattaacaaaacaaaaacatctacGTCCATGTATCTAACAAactaaagattaaaaagaaaagaaggataaATGACTTACAGCTTATGACTAACATAACTGACAATCAACACTTGCATTCAACAAAGATGCTAAAACACGTATGCAAACTTGAGTGCTATGGATGTAGCAGAAATGGTAAAGGCGTAAGCCAGACCTGCAGCCTGCTCCGTTAAAACATATCTGAAAGAATAAAGAGGCTCTTTAACAGAAAGCATTAACAAAAAGCAGACATTGCGCTGTGCCTAAAGTAAGGCGTTGAGGGAACTAGTAAGTCATTTGCTTTGGGTAAAAGCAGGAGCTGACACATTGATCCAGCCTCTATCAGCCTGAGGAATTAAACCATTAAATCTGTTAGGCAGAAAATACAAACGCTGGGACCCGAACCATGTCCCTCCCAAACTAAACCCCATGCAATTTATAGAAATGAATGAGTCCTTGAACAAGAAAATAACCGTCAAAACAGCAGTCTCCATACcttccacaaaaaaattaaagctttgcAAAACTCTCCTCCAAATGCACGCACCGTCATGGGCACCGAATGGGTTAAGCTTAGTTTAATCCTCATCAAGTCTCACCCCTTACTACCATTGTACTTCTACAGCCTTTCTTACCTGCTGCCCATGCACCTGTATCAGCCTCTCCTAAGGAGAGGCACTCCACTATTTCCATCACAAAACACAGGATTTACTTCTCATTGAGTTCCTCTTCTCAGCGCCCCCTTTAAAAACctcaaaagcaaaacctcaCCTCTAGCAAACCAGGGCTGGACCCGTTCGCCGCCGTTCCATCCAAAGATCAAGCTCCAGActgccttcttcccttcctcacaGGGAAATAGCCAAATGCTCCCGATTTCTACCTATTCTggatgttttcttctcctcGGACAAGAAGGCAGACACTTACCAtaaattttcacttttaataGGTATTTCCCAAGTCTGAGTGTCTCTCTCTTGAACAGAGAACTAACATCACCCCGGTGCAGTTTTCAAGATGACTTTCACAACAGTTTCAGCACTTTGCACTGCATTCTCCATTGCAGGGGTGGATGGTCTGTACCACACCAATACCACCTCGGTTACTCTGTGCTCTTGCCCAAAAAACATGGTCCTCTTATTACTCAGCAGTGGGGACTCCTAACTGATCAGAGGGATTCTCTCTACCGCAGTTATTTTCCCAggcaaaccaaaacccaccttGTCTGCACAGAGTATTTTTGTTAAACCGCCAAGCTATGTAGGTAGTTTCCATTCAGAAACCAGCGGCAGCGAAAGAAGAGTCGAGGGGAACGCGCGTTAAGATACGATGGTTCACAAGGACTAGCGATGCAAGAGACTACGTCATTGTACCTACAAGATCTCCTCTCCAATTAATAAACTGATAAATTAATAAACTAAAtccactgctgctgcagtgtcGTGTCAGGTGCGCACACATACGGCACAACCGACCAAGAGACTTTAATTCCAGTCTGATGGCAGGAGGACTAGGCTCATCGCTGGGCAGCATTTCCACAGGAGATGCTCTAAAAGACATTCATCTTGCTGGCCATCTTCAAAATGCAGTGCTTCTGACAGCTAAAGGCAGCCAATCCACTCCTGCAACATCTACGACTTCTCCTTTGACAGTGAACAGTCATCGTGAAACATGACAGTGAACTCGTCCTGTCTCAGGACCAGTAGAAGCAATGAGTATAACAGTGCCGGATGTTTTCTTctgagacaaaacagaaaaaccaaaacacgcTGCATGccaaaaacaaaataaatgagatgaatgaAGCTTTCTTATGAAATTtcaggatggggaaaaaaaccactaatGGCCAATTAGAACATACGAACTACAGCCCAGCAcattattttgggggtttttgcctGTTTTATGGGACCTTCCTCCTTCACATGTGGAAAGcgagaggaaaaattaaaaattccacCAGGCTTCAGCTCAGtatcaaatgttttttctagcaAGCATAGCCTGAAGCCCTCTAAAAAATTGCCAGCATTTTGAAGTGAGTGCTAAAATAACCAGTTACCGATCCATCCTCTGGAAAATCGGTTGGGGGCTACAAAAGACACTTTCCCTGGGATCACTAACACACACGTACAAGCATGCACTGTGGCTGACCTGGTCCCGGggtttacttatttttaaactgtgtgaCCTGCATGTCACACACATGAAAACACAGTACTCCCAACCTCGACTTAAAATTCCCCATGTTCTAAAAAACCCTTTCATTTAGATCACAGTATAAACTACTTGAGTCTTTTTGCTCTCAAGAGTGAAACTTAGCACAGCACGATTCACAACTTCAGTGCCTACAATACATGCAAGTAAGACATCGTCCAGCAGAAATTCGGAGTGACCCAAACAGGAGCTGCTCTTGCTTGGgctatttctttccactgagGGATCAAAAGTAGTTTTCTGGACTGGGTGTGAAATGTCAATTACAAACAGGCAAGTTTCTcaaaaagataaagcaaaagacTATTTGCAACAGCAATGCAGAAAAACTCTCCAAATAAATCTTCTGTTTTATATGGAGGGGGAGTTTGGAGGAAGAgttatttaactgaaaaatcaagTCGCCCAAACCAACTGTTACCTGGACACCCTGCGTCATGTATGGGATACTAAGACA
The nucleotide sequence above comes from Balearica regulorum gibbericeps isolate bBalReg1 chromosome 21, bBalReg1.pri, whole genome shotgun sequence. Encoded proteins:
- the HP1BP3 gene encoding heterochromatin protein 1-binding protein 3 isoform X1; the encoded protein is MATDLSEAEPVHHKALPLLTGAQLIHTDKLSEKVEDDTMPIRRSVNSSSRETPPKSKPAEGEEVKADAEVTSEESASVGEEQENETLPAASSEAEQPKEPENEGKGETKSSEETKKDEKDQSKEKEKKVKKTIPAWATLSASQLARAQKQTQMAATSRPKMDAILTEAIRACFQKSGASVVAIRKYIIHKYPSLELERRGYLLKQALKRELERGIIRQVKGKGASGSFVVVSNAGKTVPKARDRKKSTSVSTAEQQVKLEDILPLAFTRLCEPKEASYSLIKKYVSQYYPKLKVDIRPQLLKNALQRAVEKGQLEQITGKGASGTFQLKKSGEKPLLGGTLMEDAILSAIAAMNEPKTCSTTALKKYILENHPGTNSNFQVHLLKRTLQKCEKNGWMEQISGKGFSGTFQLCFPYYPSPDVLYPEKQQDEDSEESDEEEEEESEEEEESEEEESEEEEPPPKKRMQKRPPPKSRSRAPPMKRRESKPKPRKTPAARRGKAKPPPKVKTPAKKAKPAAPAIKKPSGGSSSKKPAASGRKEVKPSAKGKSTMRKSLRAKK
- the HP1BP3 gene encoding heterochromatin protein 1-binding protein 3 isoform X2; the protein is MPIRRSVNSSSRETPPKSKPAEGEEVKADAEVTSEESASVGEEQENETLPAASSEAEQPKEPENEGKGETKSSEETKKDEKDQSKEKEKKVKKTIPAWATLSASQLARAQKQTQMAATSRPKMDAILTEAIRACFQKSGASVVAIRKYIIHKYPSLELERRGYLLKQALKRELERGIIRQVKGKGASGSFVVVSNAGKTVPKARDRKKSTSVSTAEQQVKLEDILPLAFTRLCEPKEASYSLIKKYVSQYYPKLKVDIRPQLLKNALQRAVEKGQLEQITGKGASGTFQLKKSGEKPLLGGTLMEDAILSAIAAMNEPKTCSTTALKKYILENHPGTNSNFQVHLLKRTLQKCEKNGWMEQISGKGFSGTFQLCFPYYPSPDVLYPEKQQDEDSEESDEEEEEESEEEEESEEEESEEEEPPPKKRMQKRPPPKSRSRAPPMKRRESKPKPRKTPAARRGKAKPPPKVKTPAKKAKPAAPAIKKPSGGSSSKKPAASGRKEVKPSAKGKSTMRKSLRAKK